Proteins from one Limanda limanda chromosome 4, fLimLim1.1, whole genome shotgun sequence genomic window:
- the synpra gene encoding synaptoporin: protein MDTANQLVSVGTFQVLKLPLGFIRILELLFAIFAFATCGGYSGQLRVSVDCMEKASSNLSIGIDFAYPFRLYQVSFEAPVCEGMRRELVFLIGDYSSSAEFFVTIAVFAFLYSLMANIVYIFFKNKYHENNRAPLIDFVVTVVFSFMWLVSSSAWAKALSDVKLATDPDEVQLLISACKDQTNRCGSVHGSRWSGLNTSVVFGFLNFVLWAGNIWFVFKETGWHKGASSLAGGASEKQAGTFNQEPYNQGSFDQTGSHSIQGDLGQPSEYSRVGGPTSYSNQM from the exons CTTTTTGCCATTTTTGCTTTTGCGACATGTGGGGGCTACTCTGGGCAGCTGCGGGTTAGTGTGGACTGCATGGAGAAGGCCAGCAGCAACCTCAGCATCGGCATCGACTTTGCTTATCCTTTCAG GTTGTACCAGGTGTCCTTCGAAGCACCCGTGTGTGAGGGCATGAGGAGGGAACTCGTGTTCCTCATTGGAGACTATTCATCTTCCGCAGAGTTCTTCGTCACCATTGCTGTCTTTGCCTTCCTGTATTCTCTGATGGCGAACATAGTATACATCTTCTTCAAGAATAAATACCACGAGAACAATCGAGCACCGCTCATT GACTTTGTGGTGACAGTGGTGTTCTCCTTCATGTGGCTGGTCAGTTCATCTGCTTGGGCAAAGGCTCTGTCTGATGTGAAACTGGCCACTGATCCAGATGAGGTGCAGCTCCTCATCTCTGCCTGCAAAGACCAGACCAACAGGTGTGGCTCAGTGCACGGATCGCGCTGGTCTGGGCTCAACACCTCAGTG GTATTTGGGTTCCTCAACTTTGTTCTATGGGCTGGAAATATCTGGTTTGTCTTTAAGGAGACTGGTTGGCACAAGGGGGCTTCCAGCTTGGCAGGCGGGGCGTCTGAGAAACAGGCCGGCACCTTTAACCAGGAGCCCTACAACCAGGGAAGCTTTGACCAGACAGGGAGCCATAGCATCCAGGGAGACCTCGGCCAGCCATCTGAGTACAGCCGGGTGGGAGGTCCCACCTCGTACTCCAATCAAATGTAG